The window CCGATCAGGCGCGCCACGTCGTGGGCCGGGTTCAAGGCCGTGTCGGCCATCTGGAAGACCAGCTGGATCTGCCGCTGCTGCTCGCGCGTGCGCTCGGCGACCCGATGAGGCAGCGGGCGGCCGTCGAGCAGGATCTCACCGCGGGCGGCCGGCAGCAGCCCCGCCACGACGCGGGCGAGCGTGCTCTTGCCGCAGCCCGACTCGCCGATGACGCCGAGCGTCGCGGCCGGCGCGATGGAGAAGTCGACATCGTGGAGGATCGGCAGGTTGGGCAGCCCGTCGCGCTGGATGCCGCCGTAGCCCGCCACGAGCCCGCGCACTTCGAGGAGTGGGGCCTGCCGGGCCGGCTCGGCCGCCCGCGCCTCGGCATGGCGCCTCACGGGCTCGGCCGCCGCCACGAGGCTGCGCGTGTAGTCGTTCTCCGGCGCGGTCAGGATGGCCTGCGTCGGCCCGGTCTCGCGCATCGTGCCGTCCTTGAGGACGATGACGCGATCGGCCACCTGCGCCACCACGGCGAGGTCGTGGCTGACGTAGACCGCCGCCGTGGATGTGCCGCGGATGGCGGCCTTGAAGGCGCGCAGGACTTCGATCTGCGTCGTGACGTCGAGCGCCGTCGTCGGCTCGTCGAAGATGATCAGCTCCGGCGCGTTGATCATGGCCATCGCGGCCATCAGGCGCTGGAGCTGCCCGCCCGACACCTGATGCGGATACCGCGAGCCCACGCGCTCCGGGTCCGGCAGCGCCAGGGCGCGGAACAGTTCCACGGCGCGCGCCTTCGCGGCCGTCCTCGCCATCGTGCGGTGGATCAGCGCGGGCTCGATCACCTGGTCCATGATCGTGCGCGACGGGTTGAAGGCGGCCGCGGCGCTCTGCGCCACGTAGGCCACGCGGGCGCCGCGCAGCCGCGCGAGACCGGCGCGGTCGAGCGCCCTCACGTCGGTGCCGCCGACCGACAGGCTGCCGCCGACGATGCGGCACCCTTCGCGGGCGTAGCCCATCAGCGACAGCGCGATCGTGGTCTTGCCGGAGCCCGATTCGCCCACCAGCGCCACCACCTCGCCGCGGTCGAGCGCGAAGCCCACGCCGTCGACGATGGTCGACGTCACGCCGTCGCGCGAGGCGACGACCCTGAGATCCGAGACGCGGACGAGCGGCTCCATTCCAGTCCTCAACGCTTGCGGCCGAAGGTGCCGTCGATGAACAGGTTGACGCTCACCGTCAGGCTGGCGATGGCGAGCGCGGGCACGATCACGGCCGGCGCGCCGTAGGCCAGTCCGTCGAGGTTCTCGCGCACGAGTGACCCCCAGTCGGCGGCGGGCGGCTGGATGCCGAGCCCGAGGAACGACAGGCCCGACAGGAACAGCACCACGTAGACGAAGCGCAGGCCGAAGTCGGTCAGCACGGGCACGACGATGTTGGGCAGCACTTCGCCGACCACGATGGTGAGGTGCCCCTCCCCCCGCGCCCGCGCGACTGCGATGTAGTCCAGCGCGTTGATGCCGACGCCCAGCGAGCGGGCGAGCCGGAAGGCGCCCGGCGTGTAGACCACCGCCGCGATGGCGATCAGCATGGGCAGCGAGGAGCCCACCGCCGCCACGGCGACGAGGCCGAACATCAGGCTCGGCATGGAGATCACGGCGTCGAGCCCGCGGCTGAGCAGCCGGTCCGTCCAGCCGCCGGCCACCACCGCGGTGAGGCCGAGCAGCGTCCCGGCGCCGGACGCCAGCGCGGTGGCGACCGCCGCGATCCCGAGCGTGTAGGGGGCGCCGAAGAGGATGCGGCTCAGCACGTCGCGCCCGAGGTAATCGGTGCCGAGCGGGAAGGCGCGCGAGGCGTCCCCGAACACGTCGGGATCGACGATCTCGCCCGGCCCGTGCGGGGCGAGGAAGGGGCCGACCAGCGCCACGGCGACCCAGAACAGGACGATGGCGGCGGACAGGTAGGCCGAGGCGGGCAGGCGCCGGAACCTCCGCCGCCGGGGACGGGTCGGGACCGCGGGTGTGGCGGGAAGGTCGGTCGCGCTCATGGATGGCGCAGCCTCGGGTTCGACAGGATGGCGGCGATGTCGGCCAGGCTCACCAGGGCGAGATAGCCGGCCGAGAAGATCAGCGCGCAGGCCTGGAGCAGGGGCATGTCCCGCGTCGACACGGCGTCGACGGTCAGCTTCGCCATGCCCGGATAGTTGAAGATCACCTCGACGATGATCACGCCTCCGAACAGGAAGGACAGGCTCAGCGCCACCGCGTTGGCGACGGGCCCGACCGCGTTGGGCAGCGCGTGGCGGAGCACGATGCGCGAGCGGGACGCGCCTTTGAGGAGCGCCATCTCGACGTGGGGCGCCCGCAGCGCGTCGATGACGGCGGCGCGCGTCATGCGGAACATCTGGGCGCAGATCACGCAGGCCAGGGTCATGACCGGCAGCGCGTAGGCCCGCATGAAGCCCGTCCAGCTATGGGTGTTCGACACGGACGACAGGGCGGGGAGCCAGCGCAGCTTCACGGCGAACAGCAGCACGGCCAGCGTGGCGACCAGGAACTCGGGCACCGACACCAGCGCGATCGACACGAGCGACAGGATGCGGTCGAGCGGGCGGTCCCGCAGGATGGCGGCGGCGACGCCCGCCGCCAGCGACAGCGGCACCGAGACCGCCGCCGTGATGGCGGCCAGCACCGCCGTGTTGCGGAGCCGGTCGCCGATCAGGCTCGAGACCGGATTGCCGTTGACAAGCGAGTTGCCGAACCGGCCGCGCGCCGCGTCCATCAGCCATTCCAGGAACCGCAGCGGGGCCGGCTGGTCGAGGTGCATGGCGTGGCGCAGGCCCGCCACGGCCTCCGGGGTGGCACTCTGGCCGAGCAGTTCCTGAGCGACGTCGCCCGGCAGGAACTGCGCGGCCACTAAGATCATCACCGACACGAGGAACAGGATCAGGGCGGACGTCAGGATCCGGGCCCCAATCAGGCGTGCGACGATGCCGTTCAGCATGGCGGCGCGCCGGTCACGCGTCGAGCCAGACGTATTCGGCGAAGGTCCACCCGCCGAGTTCGCCCGTCGGGATGGATTTCAGGCCCTTGAGCGCCGAAACATGCGCGTCGATCGAGCTCTTGAAGGCGGGGATGCCGACCCCGGCGCTGTCGTGGATCATCGCCTGCATGTCGCCGTACATCCGCTTGCGCTTGGCGAAATCCGTCTCGCGCCGCGCGGCGAGGAGGAGTTGATCGAACTTCGGGTCGTGCCAGTGGGACTCGTTCCAGGCGGCGTCGGACTTATAGAACAGCGAGAACATGACGTCGGGCGTCGGCCTCGGGTTGATGTTGCCGATCACCAGGGGCTTCTTCAGCCAGTAGCTGGACCAGTAGCCGTCGGCCGGAACCCGCTGGACGTCGATGGTGAGTCCCGCCTTCTTGGCGGACTGCTGCATCAGCAGGGCGAACTCGGGGCCGTAGGATGGCGCGGGCGATGTGAAGAGCTGGACGGTGGCGTTCTCGAGGCCGGCCTTCTTGAGGTGGAACTTCGCCTTGTCGGGGTCGAAGGCGCGCTGCGGCAGGTCGGCGTTGTAGAAGCGGTCGAAGGGCGGGATCGGCTGGTCGTTGCCGATGACCCCGTAGCCGCGGAACACGCTCTTGAGCAGCTGTTCCCGGTCCTGCAGGAGCTTCATCGCCATCGCGAAGTCCTCGCTGCCCGTGACCGGCGCGTCGAGCTGGACGATGAGGTCGGTGAAGTCGCCGTTCTTCGACACGAAGAGCTCGAACCCCGGCGTCGAGGTGATCAGCTTGGTCGAGCGCGCGTTGACCTCGGAGATCACCTGGACGTCGCCGGCCAGCAGCGCGTTCACGCGCGCCGATTCGTCCGCGATGGTGAAGTATTCCACCTCGTCGAGATAGGGCAGCCCCGGCTTCCAATAGTTGTCGTTGCGCACCCCGATCGAGCGGACGCCGGGCGAGAACTCCTTGCACTTGTAGGGCCCCGTGCCGTTGCCCTTCGAGAAGTCGGTGGTGCCGTCCTGGACGATCAGGAAGTGCTGGGTGGCCAGGATGGAGGGCAGGTCCGCGTTCGGCGACTCGAGCGTGATCACGACCTCGCCGGGACCGCCGGCCTTGACGTCCTTGATCTGCTTCGCCAGGGCGGCCGCCTTCGAGCCGACGGCGGGATCCTTGTGGCGGTTCAACGAGAACACGACGTCGGCGGGCTCGAGGGCCTTGCCGTCGTGGAACACGACGCCCTTGCGCAGCTTGACTGTCCAAACCGTGGCGTCGTCGTCCGAAACCGATTCCGCGAGGGCCGGCAACGGCGTCATCTCGGCGTCGAAGGCGAAGAGGCCGTTGTAGAACATGTTGCAGCGCACGTAGTCGGTCGACAGCGACGCCTTGGCGGGGTCGAGCGTGTCGGCCGTGGACGAGGAATAGCCCGCGACCCTGATCCGGCCGCCTCGCTTGGGCGCGTCGGCCGCGAGGGCGGCGCCCTTCGGCAGGAGCAGCCCCGCGCCGGTCAGCGCGAGGAGGGACAGCAACTCGCGACGGGTCGCGCCACCCCTGATGGCTGCCGTCACGCGATCGTCCTCGATGCTCTCGGCCGGTCCCATGTGGATCTCTCGCCTCGGAGTTGGGTTGGCGTCCGACCTCCCCGGATCGGATCGCCGCCGACGTTAGTCTAGCCCTATAGTTCCTATAGGACGAAATTGACCAAAACCGGACTTCGCACCGCAGCAAAAGCATCGATCTGTCCCGTTTTCAACAGATCAGCGCGCCCCTGATTGCTCGAAACGTGAGCCTCCCCGCGTCGAATCGGGCGC is drawn from Lichenibacterium dinghuense and contains these coding sequences:
- a CDS encoding ABC transporter permease; its protein translation is MSATDLPATPAVPTRPRRRRFRRLPASAYLSAAIVLFWVAVALVGPFLAPHGPGEIVDPDVFGDASRAFPLGTDYLGRDVLSRILFGAPYTLGIAAVATALASGAGTLLGLTAVVAGGWTDRLLSRGLDAVISMPSLMFGLVAVAAVGSSLPMLIAIAAVVYTPGAFRLARSLGVGINALDYIAVARARGEGHLTIVVGEVLPNIVVPVLTDFGLRFVYVVLFLSGLSFLGLGIQPPAADWGSLVRENLDGLAYGAPAVIVPALAIASLTVSVNLFIDGTFGRKR
- a CDS encoding ABC transporter permease, with translation MNGIVARLIGARILTSALILFLVSVMILVAAQFLPGDVAQELLGQSATPEAVAGLRHAMHLDQPAPLRFLEWLMDAARGRFGNSLVNGNPVSSLIGDRLRNTAVLAAITAAVSVPLSLAAGVAAAILRDRPLDRILSLVSIALVSVPEFLVATLAVLLFAVKLRWLPALSSVSNTHSWTGFMRAYALPVMTLACVICAQMFRMTRAAVIDALRAPHVEMALLKGASRSRIVLRHALPNAVGPVANAVALSLSFLFGGVIIVEVIFNYPGMAKLTVDAVSTRDMPLLQACALIFSAGYLALVSLADIAAILSNPRLRHP
- a CDS encoding ABC transporter substrate-binding protein, which produces MGPAESIEDDRVTAAIRGGATRRELLSLLALTGAGLLLPKGAALAADAPKRGGRIRVAGYSSSTADTLDPAKASLSTDYVRCNMFYNGLFAFDAEMTPLPALAESVSDDDATVWTVKLRKGVVFHDGKALEPADVVFSLNRHKDPAVGSKAAALAKQIKDVKAGGPGEVVITLESPNADLPSILATQHFLIVQDGTTDFSKGNGTGPYKCKEFSPGVRSIGVRNDNYWKPGLPYLDEVEYFTIADESARVNALLAGDVQVISEVNARSTKLITSTPGFELFVSKNGDFTDLIVQLDAPVTGSEDFAMAMKLLQDREQLLKSVFRGYGVIGNDQPIPPFDRFYNADLPQRAFDPDKAKFHLKKAGLENATVQLFTSPAPSYGPEFALLMQQSAKKAGLTIDVQRVPADGYWSSYWLKKPLVIGNINPRPTPDVMFSLFYKSDAAWNESHWHDPKFDQLLLAARRETDFAKRKRMYGDMQAMIHDSAGVGIPAFKSSIDAHVSALKGLKSIPTGELGGWTFAEYVWLDA
- a CDS encoding ABC transporter ATP-binding protein, giving the protein MEPLVRVSDLRVVASRDGVTSTIVDGVGFALDRGEVVALVGESGSGKTTIALSLMGYAREGCRIVGGSLSVGGTDVRALDRAGLARLRGARVAYVAQSAAAAFNPSRTIMDQVIEPALIHRTMARTAAKARAVELFRALALPDPERVGSRYPHQVSGGQLQRLMAAMAMINAPELIIFDEPTTALDVTTQIEVLRAFKAAIRGTSTAAVYVSHDLAVVAQVADRVIVLKDGTMRETGPTQAILTAPENDYTRSLVAAAEPVRRHAEARAAEPARQAPLLEVRGLVAGYGGIQRDGLPNLPILHDVDFSIAPAATLGVIGESGCGKSTLARVVAGLLPAARGEILLDGRPLPHRVAERTREQQRQIQLVFQMADTALNPAHDVARLIGRPLRFFHGMSGERQRRRTDELLDLVRLPRAVADRTAGELSGGQKQRVNFARALAAEPRLILCDEITSALDTVVAAAVLDLLADLKRELGLSLMFISHDLSTVRSICDDVMILYAGQQVEMGSRAALAARPLHPYSDLLLASVPHLRTGWLDALPRRDDGGEAVPRPARQGCSFYPRCPVREPGVCDVVTPPVRSLSKGARILCHRTEAELSAAQDLPSAA